In one Drosophila gunungcola strain Sukarami chromosome 2R unlocalized genomic scaffold, Dgunungcola_SK_2 000011F, whole genome shotgun sequence genomic region, the following are encoded:
- the LOC128255386 gene encoding uncharacterized protein LOC128255386 isoform X1 encodes MENLTLGGLLEFEGGKDESCSGRNSFDMYVNFLWIFVGIYVLSQLNKLSERLLGQRLLGLKQWCDVRSIKNEWELTLQLYEKDKRQMDAQVRELRQKNLNMERVINDLRDCNIHLISENFMRSVMQEQKPRPAQSNIYITNSHFHLTRQVFVNKSLDVHNAGRADPDSMDSMATGEGLNVWLQYLKMRKYYVGPIADPNLIAPSSPEHMLPIVMTTEQLARLQGMI; translated from the exons ATGGAAAACTTAACATTAGGGGGACTGCTCGAATTCGAGGGCGGCAAAGACGAGAGCTGCAGCGGTAGAAATTCCTTTGACATGTACGTGAACTTCCTGTGGATCTTCGTCGGCATTTACGTCCTGTCCCAGCTGAACAAACTGTCTGAGCGCCTCCTTGGCCAGCGGCTACTCGGCTTGAAGCAATGGTGCGATGTCCGCTCAATCAAAAACGAATGGGAGCTGACCCTGCAGCTTTACGAGAAGGACAAGCGCCAGATGGACGCACAGGTGCGGGAGCTGCGCCAAAAGAACCTCAATATGGAGCGCGTGATAAACGATTTGCGCGACTGCAACATACACCTGATCAGCGAGAACTTTATGCGATCCGTGATGCAGGAACAG AAGCCAAGACCAGCCCAGTCCAACATCTACATCACCAACAGCCACTTCCACCTCACACGACAGGTGTTCGTGAACAAGAGTCTCGATGTGCATAACGCCGGCAGAGCGGATCCCGACTCCATGGACTCGATGGCGACTGGGGAGGGACTGAATGTCTGGCTGCAGTACCTAAAGATGCGAAAGTACTATGTGGGCCCGATTGCCGATCCAAATTTGATAGCTCCCAGCAGCCCCGAGCATATGCTACCCATTGTTATGACAACCGAGCAGTTGGCCAGGTTGCAGG GCATGATCTAG
- the LOC128255386 gene encoding uncharacterized protein LOC128255386 isoform X2, with the protein MENLTLGGLLEFEGGKDESCSGRNSFDMYVNFLWIFVGIYVLSQLNKLSERLLGQRLLGLKQWCDVRSIKNEWELTLQLYEKDKRQMDAQVRELRQKNLNMERVINDLRDCNIHLISENFMRSVMQEQPRPAQSNIYITNSHFHLTRQVFVNKSLDVHNAGRADPDSMDSMATGEGLNVWLQYLKMRKYYVGPIADPNLIAPSSPEHMLPIVMTTEQLARLQGMI; encoded by the exons ATGGAAAACTTAACATTAGGGGGACTGCTCGAATTCGAGGGCGGCAAAGACGAGAGCTGCAGCGGTAGAAATTCCTTTGACATGTACGTGAACTTCCTGTGGATCTTCGTCGGCATTTACGTCCTGTCCCAGCTGAACAAACTGTCTGAGCGCCTCCTTGGCCAGCGGCTACTCGGCTTGAAGCAATGGTGCGATGTCCGCTCAATCAAAAACGAATGGGAGCTGACCCTGCAGCTTTACGAGAAGGACAAGCGCCAGATGGACGCACAGGTGCGGGAGCTGCGCCAAAAGAACCTCAATATGGAGCGCGTGATAAACGATTTGCGCGACTGCAACATACACCTGATCAGCGAGAACTTTATGCGATCCGTGATGCAGGAACAG CCAAGACCAGCCCAGTCCAACATCTACATCACCAACAGCCACTTCCACCTCACACGACAGGTGTTCGTGAACAAGAGTCTCGATGTGCATAACGCCGGCAGAGCGGATCCCGACTCCATGGACTCGATGGCGACTGGGGAGGGACTGAATGTCTGGCTGCAGTACCTAAAGATGCGAAAGTACTATGTGGGCCCGATTGCCGATCCAAATTTGATAGCTCCCAGCAGCCCCGAGCATATGCTACCCATTGTTATGACAACCGAGCAGTTGGCCAGGTTGCAGG GCATGATCTAG